One part of the Pristiophorus japonicus isolate sPriJap1 chromosome 21, sPriJap1.hap1, whole genome shotgun sequence genome encodes these proteins:
- the gpatch8 gene encoding G patch domain-containing protein 8 isoform X4 gives MSHLLSAHSKGRTDPIPIIVKYDVMGMGRMEMELDYADDATERRRVMEVEKQDTEELRQKYKDYAEKEKAIAKALEDLRANFYCELCDKQYQKHHEFDNHINSYDHAHKQRLKDLKQREFARNVSSRSRKDERKQEKALRRLHELAEQRKQQECAPGSGPMFRATTVAVDEDANDKKDVGTSDDAGAKTSGPMSPPVNRSVSDSTSADSREEADNTGHCVSGSAAGSCQSNQPVQSFSISQLKNNSGTPLQKLGVSFSFAKKAPVRLDFSASVFSDVAEEPNESETTNPDDKVTSDQGSPKLMEAETTANSDKTEGASQSESDNDSINSTLSKLKKMMKKEDESSQSEPEYYHYIPPAHCKVKPNFPFLLFMKATEESDMCGNKKNLETTKNSPDLQNILTPQENKGEECMESETPAVQDNDTTNHTTDPEPDKKAKSLETVGKQNSETTPAKPSACEEGGKQKSSANKEVLNGPKQPTGPFFPVLSKDESTTLQWPSELLMVTKSEPCISYSCNPLYFEFKLARNRDTKGKNKQKDRENVNAQNTDQDSLDTASINPSKAESKTAMKTAASEGDIKPQEQPSPSVSKSEVQAGESNKNTSKKNKSVKSHKHKKKKKHKKSGKHLKEKTNEEKEKSKEGEAGDGTSKKKKKHKRKSKNIDEKSKDTAIGPTVQVATIKAVEESGHVQKKRHRSQDSQHTTAAVEDGDSSRKEDCSEEPSSKKQKTGTSSDSKKRAPSRKASRTAQRSRDSSRDEESDSYDESHRKRSRQKSSSRYSDDYDSRSDRSYSRRSRRRHSSSQRSSHRSYSSGSDASSDCSRYSHRRSYSDSYSDYSDRSHCSKRSHDSDYDYRRSRHKGKKHKYSSSDDDYRRSRSRSRSSSRGRTRTRTRARTITRMRSRSRTRSSSHSRSRSKRRSQSATQRSWKRGRSYSRNRSGGSRHRTSRRSISRDKGSHSHDSSGDRRSSRRNPSRSFSRDRVYRSKSPCYSRSRLLGKKGDFLRNVENKGDGTRSGSNFHRNPSSTPSAGKMHLENEPTQEERNSLTAKQLLEKIQSKRFEKKSETNNEAAATSNKVGIKLKDPPQGYFGPKLPPALGNKALLPLIGKLPTIKKPATKKIEDVCLEKGDKEEEQCIAEPKDVTKEEICQLPTWTVQGEIPTGEEKPEIEETAVNEKIPPISCETQFVPSFPLESQTISDPYVSDVTTPTEVIPEPSELGPSDASEAVMMHFAPDPEPFSNYIPQTEVQEIEEDFQEDADSSMAPLDRQPITFTPEEMEKYSKLQQAAQQHIQQQLLAKQVKTYPTSTALAPAPTLQQFHIQQPSATATSITTVHHAILQHQAAAAAAMGIHPHPHPQTLAQIHHIPQPHLTPISLSHITPSIYPTHPATFLTSHPIHIIPASAIHAGPLALHPVPHALYPALFTPRPAGAGASALHLHPFLHPIFSGQELQHPPSHGT, from the exons AGATTAAAAGACCTAAAGCAAAGAGAATTTGCTCGCAATGTTTCCTCAAGATCCCGAAAAgatgagagaaagcaggagaagGCACTTCGGCGTCTCCACGAGCTTGCAGAGCAGCGCAAGCAGCAGGAATG CGCCCCAGGAAGCGGACCTATGTTCAGAGCTACGACTGTGGCTGTTGATGAAGATGCTAATGACAAGAAAGATGTTGGCACAAGTGATGATGCTGGAGCAAAGACAAGTGGGCCGATGTCACCTCCTGTTAACAGGAGCGTATCTGACAGCACGTCGGCAGATAGCAGAGAAGAAGCTGACAACACAGGTCATTGCGTTAGTGGAAGTGCTGCAGGTTCATGTCAGAGCAACCAGCCAGTCCAATCTTTTAGCATCAGCCAGCTTAAGAACAATTCTGGCACTCCCTTACAAAAGCTAGGGGTGTCATTTTCTTTTGCAAAAAAGGCACCGGTCAGACTTGACTTTTCAGCTTCAGTGTTCAGTGATGTTGCAGAGGAGCCAAATGAATCTGAAACAACAAATCCCGATGATAAAGTGACCTCTGATCAAGGATCACCAAAGTTGATGGAGGCCGAAACCACAGCAAACTCTGATAAGACTGAAGGGGCTAGTCAATCAGAAAGTGATAATGACTCTATAAATAGTACCTTATCAAAATTGAAAAAGATGATGAAAAAAGAGGATGAAAGCAGTCAGTCAGAACCCGAGTATTATCATTACATTCCTCCTGCACATTGTAAAGTGAAACCTAACTTTCCATTTCTGTTGTTTATGAAAGCTACAGAAGAGTCGGATATGTGTGGCAACAAGAAAAATTTAGAGACCACAAAAAATAGCCCAGATTTGCAAAATATTTTGACACCTCAGGAAAACAAAGGAGAAGAATGTATGGAAAGCGAGACGCCTGCTGTACAAGACAATGATACTACCAATCACACAACAGACCCAGAGCCCGATAAAAAAGCAAAGTCCCTTGAGACCGTCGGTAAGCAGAATTCTGAGACCACACCAGCAAAACCTAGTGCTTGTGAAGAAGGAGGAAAACAAAAGAGTTCAGCAAATAAAGAAGTCCTCAACGGGCCTAAACAGCCGACTGGGCCCTTTTTCCCAGTCTTAAGCAAAGATGAAAGTACCACACTTCAGTGGCCCTCAGAATTGTTGATGGTTACGAAGAGTGAACCATGCATCTCTTATAGTTGCAATCCCCTCTACTTTGAGTTTAAACTGGCACGGAATAGGGATACCAAaggaaaaaacaaacaaaaagaCCGCGAGAATGTAAATGCACAGAACACTGATCAAGATTCACTGGACACGGCGAGCATAAACCCCAGTAAAGCTGAATCGAAGACGGCAATGAAGACAGCAGCAAGTGAAGGGGACATTAAGCCACAAGAACAGCCTTCCCCAAGTGTAAGCAAATCTGAAGTCCAAGCTGGTGAAAGCAACAAAAACACCAGTAAAAAAAACAAGAGCGTGAAATCACAcaaacataaaaagaaaaagaagcaCAAAAAATCAGGCAAGCACTTGAAGGAGAAAACTAACGAGGAAAAGGAGAAGTCGAAGGAAGGTGAAGCAGGCGATGGGACTTCGAAGAAGAAGAAAAAGCATAAACGCAAGAGTAAAAATATAGACGAGAAAAGCAAAGACACTGCTATAGGACCCACTGTACAGGTGGCTACAATAAAGGCTGTGGAGGAAAGTGGCCACGTGCAGAAGAAAAGACACAGGTCACAAGATTCCCAACATACAACTGCCGCTGTTGAAGATGGCGACAGCAGTAGAAAGGAAGATTGTTCTGAGGAGCCCAGTAGCAAAAAGCAGAAGACGGGGACATCTAGTGATTCAAAGAAAAGAGCGCCTTCTCGGAAAGCGAGCCGAACTGCGCAGAGGAGCCGAGACAGCAGCAGGGATGAAGAATCTGATAGTTACGATGAATCTCATAGAAAACGATCCAGGCAAAAATCCTCCTCTCGTTACAGTGACGATTATGATTCAAGGAGTGACAGAAGCTATTCTCGAAGATCAAGGAGGCGTCATTCATCCTCCCAGCGATCGTCACATAGGTCATATTCATCTGGGTCCGATGCCTCCTCAGACTGCAGTAGATACAGTCATCGAAGAAGCTATTCTGATAGTTACAGTGACTACAGTGATCGGTCCCATTGCTCCAAACGATCTCATGATTCAGATTATGACTATAGAAGATCGAGACACAAAGGGAAAAAGCACAAATATTCTTCTTCAGACGACGACTACAGACGAAGTAGAAGCCGGTCCAGAAGTAGCAGCAGGGGAAGAACACGAACTCGGACAAGGGCTCGGACCATCACCAGAATGCGAAGCCGAAGTCGAACTCGCAGTAGCAGTCATAGCAGGAGCCGAAGCAAGCGGCGCAGTCAGAGCGCAACGCAGCGGAGCTGGAAACGGGGACGTAGCTATAGCCGCAACCGCAGTGGTGGCTCCCGGCACCGCACCTCACGCAGATCCATCTCAAGAGACAAAGGATCTCACAGCCACGATAGCTCCGGTGATAGACGGTCCAGTCGAAGGAACCCCAGTCGGTCTTTTTCAAGAGATCGGGTATATCGGTCAAAATCTCCCTGTTACAGCAGAAGCAGACTGTTGGGGAAGAAAGGTGACTTTTTGAGAAATGTAGAAAACAAAGGGGATGGCACAAGATCAGGCAGCAATTTCCATCGAAATCCCAGCAGCACCCCCAGCGCAGGTAAAATGCATTTAGAAAATGAGCCAACACAAGAAGAAAGGAACTCCTTAACAGCAAAACAGCTGTTGGAAAAGATCCAGTCTAAAAGGTTTGAAAAGAAATCCGAAACAAATAATGAAGCAGCAGCAACATCGAATAAAGTAGGAATTAAACTAAAAGATCCCCCACAGGGTTATTTTGGGCCTAAGCTTCCCCCAGCTTTAGGCAATAAGGCGCTGCTTCCTTTAATAGGAAAACTACCTACAATCAAAAAGCCTGCAACAAAGAAAATAGAAGATGTTTGCTTGGAGAAAGGGGACAAGGAAGAGGAGCAGTGTATTGCAGAGCCTAAGGATGTGACAAAGGAGGAAATCTGTCAACTACCAACGTGGACAGTGCAAGGAGAGATTCCAACTGGAGAAGAAAAACCTGAAATTGAAGAAACAGCTGTAAATGAGAAAATTCCACCAATTTCTTGTGAAACCCAGTTTGTTCCTAGTTTTCCATTGGAATCTCAAACTATCTCCGATCCTTACGTTTCTGATGTAACCACACCAACTGAAGTCATCCCAGAACCTTCAGAATTAGGACCATCTGATGCTAGTGAAGCTGTTATGATGCATTTTGCACCCGATCCAGAGCCATTCTCTAATTATATTCCACAGACGGAAGTGCAAGAAATTGAAGAGGATTTCCAGGAGGACGCAGATTCATCAATGGCCCCGCTTGATAGACAGCCGATAACATTCACCCCTGAAGAAATGGAGAAATATAGTAAACTACAACAGGCAGCTCAACAGCATATCCAACAGCAGCTTCTAGCTAAACAAGTGAAGACTTACCCTACCTCAACTGCCTTAGCTCCTGCTCCAACCCTCCAACAATTTCACATCCAGCAGCCATCAGCAACAGCGACGTCTATCACTACTGTCCACCATGCTATATTACAGCATCAGGCAGCTGCAGCTGCTGCTATGGGTATtcatccccacccacacccacaGACTCTTGCTCAAATCCATCACATACCCCAGCCTCACCTAACCCCCATTTCTCTGTCGCATATCACACCATCCATCTACCCTACTCATCCTGCCACTTTTCTGACTAGCCACCCAATACACATCATACCTGCGTCAGCCATCCACGCAGGCCCCCTGGCCCTTCACCCAGTCCCACATGCACTCTACCCCGCTCTCTTTACCCCTCGGCCTGCCGGCGCCGGAGCCTCCGCTCTCCATCTCCATCCTTTCCTCCATCCTATCTTTTCCGGACAGGAACTCCAACATCCTCCCAGTCATGGCACCTGA